A DNA window from Halichondria panicea chromosome 16, odHalPani1.1, whole genome shotgun sequence contains the following coding sequences:
- the LOC135350606 gene encoding tRNA:m(4)X modification enzyme TRM13 homolog, with protein MAAAVGTGRCAYVVERRGRYCRMVPATGSLYCGEHLIHDTAGQQARVRVRCPLDPSHTIYEDQLSKHVRRCNAAKKPRPTCYRDGVNCVQGIVDPVSVSLSDCVEARLTELCERVNTIYQAECVGENIITEQVLTHSSMEVDLRDLSNSPVARKHLTQQSSIVGHLDRLSLLASKDTAYIEFGAGRGKLSEKIIAALANPSNVHLVLVDRSSCRRKADGALRTLSLEGATYHRLLMDIQDFDLGALEVLNSVQSVVGVSKHLCGVATDLALRCLVQGRTAKFSGALIALCCHHRATWSQLAGREYLIQLGFSPEDFVLLSHMTSWAVCGVRSEQAGYVPHKNELIGIMCKRIVDYARLKYLRDNGLSAQLLYYVTRDTCLENVLMLVQ; from the exons ATGGCTGCTGCAGTAGGGACTGGGCGGTGTGCCTATGTTGTGGAGAGGAGAGGTCGCTATTGTCGAATGGTTCCCGCCACTGGTAGCCTTTATTGTGGGGAACATCTGATACACGACACAGCAGGGCAGCAA GCAAGGGTTAGGGTTCGCTGTCCTCTGGACCCCTCACACACTATCTATGAAGACCAACTCTCGAAACATGTTCGGAGATGTAATGCTGCCAAGAAACCACGTCCAACCTGTTACAGAGACGGTGTGAATTGTGTGCAAGGTATTGTAGACCCCGTCAGTGTGTCATTGTCTGACTGTGTGGAAGCTAGACTAACAGAGCTTTGTGAGCGCGTCAATACCATCTACCAGGCAGA gtgtgttGGAGAAAATATTATTACAGAGCAAGTGCTAACTCATTCTTCAATGGAAGTTGACCTCCGTGACCTCTCTAACAGTCCGGTAGCGCGCAAACACCTGACGCAGCAATCCTCGATTGTTGGCCATTTGGATCGACTCTCTCTTCTTGCTTCCAAGGACACAGCATATATTGAGTTTGGAGCAGGTCGGGGAAAACTGTCAGAGAAGATAATAGCAGCTCTTGCAAATCCTAGCAATGTTCATCTGGTGTTGGTGGATAGGTCTAGTTGTCGACGTAAAGCTGATGGTGCATTGCGCACTCTTTCATTGGAGGGTGCCACGTATCACAGACTCCTCATGGACATACAAGACTTTGATCTAGGAGCATTGGAGGTGTTAAACTCTGTACAGTCAGTGGTAGGAGTGAGCAAGCATTTGTGTGGTGTTGCTACTGACCTTGCATTGCGTTGTCTTGTTCAAGGAAGGACTGCCAAGTTTAGTGGAGCTTTGATTGCTCTTTGTTGTCACCACCGAGCAACCTGGAGTCAGCTAGCAGGACGCGAGTATCTGATACAGCTTGGATTCAGCCCAGAAGACTTTGTATTGTTAAGTCACATGACTAGTTgggctgtgtgtggtgtgcgcTCAGAGCAGGCCGGATATGTGCCTCACAAGAACGAACTAATCGGTATCATGTGTAAGAGAATAGTGGATTACGCTCGATTGAAGTACCTACGAGACAATGGCCTCTCTGCTCAGTTGCTGTATTATGTGACTAGGGACACTTGTCTAGAGAATGTACTTATGCTTGTacaatga
- the LOC135350104 gene encoding NFU1 iron-sulfur cluster scaffold homolog, mitochondrial-like isoform X1, translating to MSLMSGLWRLPRHGVNVWTRGMFVQVQSTPNPNSMKFVPGVSVLGGGNTRDIPTPATANSSPLAQQLFRIHGVKAIFLGSDFVTITKVNDGVEWQVLKPEVFATIMDFFASGVPVVSEEDENQLEQLDGEEDNETVAMIKELLNTRIRPTVQEDGGDIVYKGFQDGVVKLKLQGACTSCPSSVVTLKMGVQNMLQFYVPEVREVEQVLDEEDNLSEAVFEQMEHKLDTTKHIMYLLLFLCT from the exons atgtctcTGATGAGTGGACTCTGGAGACTGCCAAGACATG GTGTCAATGTGTGGACTCGTGGGATGTTTGTGCAAGTGCAGTCGACTCCAAACCCTAACAGTATGAAGTTTGTTCCTGGTGTGTCTGTGTTAGGTGGTGGTAATACTAGGGACATCCCCACACCAGCCACTGCTAACAGCTCTCCGCTTGCCCAACAATTATTCAGGATCCATGGGGTTAAAGCTATCTTCCTGGGCAGTGACTTTGTCACTATCACCAAG GTTAATGATGGAGTTGAGTGGCAAGTCCTTAAGCCTGAAGTGTTTGCTACCATTATGGACTTCTTTGCATCTGGTGTGCCCGTTGTGAGTGAAGAAGATGAGAACCAACTTGAACAACTAG ACGGAGAGGAGGACAATGAGACGGTGGCCATGATCAAAGAGTTGCTCAACACCAGGATTAGACCCACAGTACAGGAAGATGGGGGAGATATTGTATACAAGGGATTCCAAGATGGTGTTGTCAAACTTAAATTACAG ggTGCATGTACCAGCTGCCCTAGCTCTGTAGTTACACTCAAGATGGGTGTACAGAACATGCTTCAGTTCTATGTACCAGAAGTGAGGGAAGTGGAACAG GTATTGGACGAAGAAGACAATCTAAGTGAAGCAGTCTTTGAACAAATGGAACACAAACTGGATACCACTAAACATATAATGTACTTGCTGTTATTTTTATGCACATga
- the LOC135350104 gene encoding NFU1 iron-sulfur cluster scaffold homolog, mitochondrial-like isoform X2: MFVQVQSTPNPNSMKFVPGVSVLGGGNTRDIPTPATANSSPLAQQLFRIHGVKAIFLGSDFVTITKVNDGVEWQVLKPEVFATIMDFFASGVPVVSEEDENQLEQLDGEEDNETVAMIKELLNTRIRPTVQEDGGDIVYKGFQDGVVKLKLQGACTSCPSSVVTLKMGVQNMLQFYVPEVREVEQVLDEEDNLSEAVFEQMEHKLDTTKHIMYLLLFLCT; this comes from the exons ATGTTTGTGCAAGTGCAGTCGACTCCAAACCCTAACAGTATGAAGTTTGTTCCTGGTGTGTCTGTGTTAGGTGGTGGTAATACTAGGGACATCCCCACACCAGCCACTGCTAACAGCTCTCCGCTTGCCCAACAATTATTCAGGATCCATGGGGTTAAAGCTATCTTCCTGGGCAGTGACTTTGTCACTATCACCAAG GTTAATGATGGAGTTGAGTGGCAAGTCCTTAAGCCTGAAGTGTTTGCTACCATTATGGACTTCTTTGCATCTGGTGTGCCCGTTGTGAGTGAAGAAGATGAGAACCAACTTGAACAACTAG ACGGAGAGGAGGACAATGAGACGGTGGCCATGATCAAAGAGTTGCTCAACACCAGGATTAGACCCACAGTACAGGAAGATGGGGGAGATATTGTATACAAGGGATTCCAAGATGGTGTTGTCAAACTTAAATTACAG ggTGCATGTACCAGCTGCCCTAGCTCTGTAGTTACACTCAAGATGGGTGTACAGAACATGCTTCAGTTCTATGTACCAGAAGTGAGGGAAGTGGAACAG GTATTGGACGAAGAAGACAATCTAAGTGAAGCAGTCTTTGAACAAATGGAACACAAACTGGATACCACTAAACATATAATGTACTTGCTGTTATTTTTATGCACATga